A region from the Corallococcus silvisoli genome encodes:
- a CDS encoding DsbA family oxidoreductase has protein sequence MKTLHKPLQITVYQDVLCAWCYLADQRLDVLRQEFGDAVRWSVRPYPLRLHDVLPTEREVRGLVEEVKRAQRETDPSAALLSTDLWLGGDPPRSSVPALAALEAARLQGPQARAFLARAMQRAALEQGVNVSRSDVVFELASRVGLAMNQFSAAFRSEETRRLIYDEHRLAGSRGVRGVPTLVIGGRWMLCGLRELSEYREHILACLGKVVAPRSGSSERLVH, from the coding sequence ATGAAAACGCTGCACAAGCCGCTGCAGATCACCGTCTACCAGGATGTGCTTTGCGCCTGGTGCTACCTCGCCGACCAGCGGTTGGATGTGCTTCGCCAGGAGTTCGGCGACGCGGTCCGCTGGAGCGTGCGTCCCTATCCCCTGCGTCTGCACGATGTGCTGCCCACGGAGCGCGAGGTGCGCGGGCTGGTGGAAGAGGTGAAGCGCGCGCAGCGCGAGACCGACCCCTCCGCCGCGCTGCTCTCCACGGACCTGTGGCTGGGGGGAGATCCGCCCCGCTCCAGCGTGCCGGCGCTGGCGGCGCTGGAGGCCGCGCGGTTGCAGGGGCCGCAGGCGCGGGCCTTCCTCGCGCGGGCCATGCAGCGCGCCGCGCTGGAGCAGGGCGTCAACGTGTCGCGTTCGGACGTGGTGTTCGAGCTGGCGTCGCGCGTGGGCCTGGCCATGAACCAGTTCTCCGCGGCCTTCCGGTCGGAAGAGACGCGCCGGCTCATCTACGACGAGCACCGGCTGGCCGGCAGCCGGGGCGTGCGAGGCGTCCCCACGCTGGTCATCGGTGGCCGCTGGATGCTGTGCGGCCTGCGTGAGCTGTCCGAGTACCGCGAGCACATCCTCGCGTGCCTGGGCAAGGTCGTGGCGCCCCGCTCCGGCTCCTCCGAACGGCTGGTGCACTGA
- a CDS encoding sigma 54-interacting transcriptional regulator has translation MTAPNPHPDDIHTNPGDVGLELSSQSPLLGETLVVDPRATVKLHKCRLLVTSGPDTGRSMASDKERLRCGAHPGNDLVLVEDRTASRYHFEVQHTERGYLLVDLNSTNGTFLDGRRIERAYLSPGSQIRAGSSVITFAPLDEEVAVEPDREGELCGMVGQSVKMRQVFGLIKRIAPMDVSVIIQGETGTGKELVSSAIHELSIRRKGPMVVLDCGAIPPNLIESELFGHEKGAFTGATSSRPGAFERAQGGTIFLDELGELRLDLQPKLLRVLENREVRRVGGNDVIEVDCRVIAATHRDLVKEIAAGNFREDLYFRLSVIHIQLPPLRQRRDDIPLILKQALAEPEVVEKHGRKRFCAEALGLLMAYAWPGNVRELMNVLSHVLTFSEGEEILPSHLPPRVRGQAREGPLPFNEHLAFKDAKEQLLENFEREYVTSVLTRCEGNLSRAARESGLHRKSIERLVKKYQLDAKGLKPR, from the coding sequence ATGACCGCCCCGAACCCGCACCCCGACGACATCCACACCAACCCAGGAGACGTCGGACTCGAACTGTCCTCCCAGTCCCCCCTGCTGGGCGAAACGCTGGTGGTGGATCCGCGCGCCACCGTGAAGCTGCACAAGTGCCGGCTGCTGGTGACGTCGGGGCCGGACACCGGGCGCTCCATGGCCAGCGACAAGGAGCGGCTGCGCTGCGGTGCCCACCCGGGCAACGACCTGGTGCTGGTGGAGGACCGCACGGCGAGCCGCTACCACTTCGAGGTCCAGCACACCGAACGCGGCTACCTGCTGGTGGACCTGAACTCCACCAACGGCACCTTCCTGGATGGCCGGCGCATCGAGCGGGCCTACCTGTCCCCGGGCTCGCAGATCCGCGCCGGCTCCTCCGTCATCACCTTCGCCCCCCTGGACGAAGAGGTGGCGGTGGAGCCCGACCGCGAGGGCGAGCTGTGCGGCATGGTGGGCCAGAGCGTGAAGATGCGGCAGGTGTTCGGGCTCATCAAGCGCATCGCGCCCATGGATGTCTCCGTCATCATCCAGGGGGAGACGGGCACCGGGAAGGAGCTGGTCTCCAGCGCCATCCATGAGCTGTCCATCCGCCGCAAGGGCCCCATGGTGGTGCTGGACTGCGGCGCCATCCCCCCGAACCTCATCGAGAGCGAGCTGTTCGGCCACGAGAAGGGCGCCTTCACCGGCGCGACGTCCAGCCGCCCCGGCGCCTTCGAGCGCGCGCAAGGGGGCACCATCTTCCTGGACGAGCTGGGCGAGCTGCGCCTGGACCTCCAGCCCAAGCTGTTGCGGGTGCTGGAGAACCGCGAGGTGCGCCGGGTGGGCGGCAACGACGTCATCGAGGTGGACTGCCGCGTCATCGCCGCCACCCACCGCGACCTGGTGAAGGAGATCGCCGCGGGCAACTTCCGCGAGGACCTCTACTTCCGCCTGTCCGTCATCCACATCCAGCTGCCGCCCCTGCGCCAGCGCCGCGACGACATCCCGCTCATCCTCAAGCAGGCCCTGGCGGAGCCGGAGGTGGTGGAGAAGCACGGCCGCAAGCGCTTCTGCGCGGAGGCCCTGGGCCTGCTGATGGCCTACGCGTGGCCCGGCAACGTGCGCGAGCTGATGAACGTCCTCTCCCACGTGCTGACCTTCTCCGAGGGCGAGGAGATCCTCCCCTCCCACCTGCCCCCCCGCGTCCGGGGCCAGGCCCGGGAGGGGCCCCTGCCCTTCAACGAGCACCTGGCCTTCAAGGACGCCAAGGAGCAGCTCCTGGAGAACTTCGAGCGCGAGTACGTCACCAGCGTCCTCACTCGCTGTGAGGGCAACCTGTCCCGCGCCGCCCGGGAGAGCGGCCTCCACCGCAAGTCCATTGAACGGCTGGTGAAGAAGTACCAGCTCGACGCCAAGGGCCTGAAACCCCGCTGA
- a CDS encoding sensor histidine kinase, whose amino-acid sequence MPPSTALARALARSSAAASCLVGLLVLVGWALDVMVLKSMGAALPAMRPSAALGLLLGGAALGLRLPAATSVHRHRLGTLLALSTALLGAASLVDGVITGGNGGLDAMFLHLLGEDGFAPPGIRPSPLTALCLMLLGPALALVDRGHTQRLSWSDALVALTLMAALLGLNGFLLGPLVTPAAVPFFQERSMGLHTTCVLMLLGVGTLCARPHLGLMARLTRDTLGGFVARRLVPVTLLGPPVLGLTLVVMHLTGGLSHDAKFPLFATVVAAGGATLVLLAARALDVIDTERMRATSALAASEERFRTFLDTAPDPMVVVDATGRVRFANAEAERVFGYRREALLGRDVALLVPSGLRAAASTGDTPGNSTGGRMVSGQRQDGTCVPLEVRLSPLEGEDDATRIAILRDVTERRDLEKLREEYVGLISHDLRNPLNTINLRAHLLQRALHERKLEREGHMAQAIIHNVEWMSTMIEELLEGSRLESGRVNLRREPRDLGRFLEEVLERDVPPDARERFRLHLADPLPPVPMDAARLERVVTNLLTNALKYSPQGTPVDVRLSAVHDQAVVSVSNQGAGLSPRDAARLFDKYYRTEDGRSADGKGLGLGLYISRLIVEAHGGHIWVESEPDRGATFFFSVPLEVPSARPESDSEPLRQRAS is encoded by the coding sequence ATGCCACCAAGCACGGCGTTGGCCCGTGCCCTTGCGCGCAGCTCCGCGGCGGCCTCCTGTCTGGTCGGCCTGCTGGTGCTGGTGGGCTGGGCGTTGGATGTCATGGTGCTCAAGTCCATGGGCGCCGCGCTCCCCGCCATGCGCCCCAGCGCCGCGCTGGGCCTGCTGCTCGGGGGCGCCGCGCTGGGCCTGCGCCTGCCGGCCGCCACCAGCGTCCACCGCCACCGGCTGGGCACCCTCCTGGCGCTGAGCACCGCCCTGCTGGGCGCGGCGAGCCTCGTGGACGGCGTCATCACCGGGGGCAACGGCGGCCTGGACGCGATGTTCCTGCACCTGCTGGGGGAGGACGGCTTCGCGCCTCCTGGCATCCGACCGTCGCCGCTGACGGCGCTGTGCCTGATGCTCCTGGGCCCGGCGCTGGCGCTGGTGGACCGGGGCCACACCCAGCGGCTGTCCTGGTCGGACGCGCTGGTGGCGCTCACGCTGATGGCGGCGCTGCTGGGCCTCAACGGCTTCCTGCTGGGGCCGCTGGTGACGCCCGCCGCCGTGCCGTTCTTCCAGGAGCGCAGCATGGGGCTGCACACCACCTGCGTGTTGATGCTCCTGGGCGTGGGCACGCTGTGCGCCCGGCCGCACCTGGGGCTGATGGCGCGGCTCACCCGGGACACGCTGGGAGGCTTCGTGGCGCGGCGGCTGGTGCCGGTGACGCTGCTGGGGCCGCCGGTGCTGGGGCTGACGCTGGTGGTGATGCACCTGACGGGCGGGCTCAGCCACGACGCGAAGTTCCCCCTCTTCGCCACCGTGGTGGCCGCCGGTGGCGCCACGCTGGTGCTGCTGGCGGCGCGGGCGCTGGACGTGATCGACACCGAGCGCATGCGGGCCACCTCCGCGCTGGCGGCCTCCGAGGAGCGCTTCCGCACCTTCCTGGACACCGCGCCGGATCCCATGGTGGTGGTGGACGCCACCGGCCGCGTGCGCTTCGCCAACGCGGAGGCCGAGCGCGTCTTCGGCTACCGGCGGGAAGCGCTGCTGGGGCGCGACGTCGCGCTGCTCGTCCCCTCGGGGCTCCGCGCCGCGGCCTCCACGGGGGACACCCCCGGGAACAGCACCGGCGGGCGGATGGTGTCCGGCCAGCGGCAGGACGGCACCTGCGTGCCGCTGGAGGTGCGGCTGAGCCCGCTGGAGGGCGAGGACGACGCCACGCGCATCGCCATCCTGCGCGACGTCACCGAGCGCCGCGACCTGGAGAAGCTGCGCGAGGAGTACGTGGGGCTCATCTCCCACGACCTGCGCAACCCGCTGAACACCATCAACCTGCGCGCCCACCTGCTCCAGCGCGCGCTGCACGAGCGCAAGCTGGAGCGCGAGGGCCACATGGCCCAGGCCATCATCCACAACGTGGAGTGGATGAGCACGATGATCGAAGAGCTGCTGGAGGGCTCGCGGCTGGAGTCCGGCCGGGTGAACCTGCGCCGCGAGCCGCGCGACCTGGGCCGCTTCCTGGAGGAGGTGCTGGAGCGCGACGTGCCCCCCGACGCACGCGAGCGCTTCCGGCTGCACCTGGCGGATCCGCTGCCCCCTGTCCCCATGGACGCGGCGAGGCTGGAGCGCGTGGTCACCAACCTGCTGACGAACGCCCTCAAGTACAGCCCCCAGGGGACGCCCGTGGACGTGCGCCTGTCCGCCGTGCACGACCAGGCCGTGGTGTCGGTGAGCAACCAGGGCGCGGGGCTGTCCCCCCGGGACGCGGCGCGCCTGTTCGACAAGTACTACCGCACGGAGGACGGCCGCTCCGCGGACGGCAAGGGCCTGGGCCTGGGGCTCTACATCAGCCGGCTCATCGTGGAGGCCCACGGCGGCCACATCTGGGTGGAGAGCGAACCGGACCGGGGCGCCACCTTCTTCTTCAGCGTGCCGCTGGAGGTCCCCTCCGCCCGGCCGGAGTCCGACTCCGAGCCCCTGCGCCAGCGCGCGAGCTGA
- a CDS encoding ATP-grasp domain-containing protein, protein MPPRKAQPKKAPVPPGAQAPERGDAPRPRRPRAKKTVAILSRKRSLYSTRRLVEAIKARGHRPLVFDTLRCCLLLAQGRPRMTYRGAEVKGVDVVIPRIGASITAYGLAVVNHFEMMDVPVLNPPTAIARSRDKLRALQFLARAGLDMPRTVMAHDRGNVRKLVQEVGGLPVIIKLIKGTQGVGVMIAHTLPEVQTILDTFWDLGQEIVLQEFVAESEGRDVRALVVGDTVVGAMRRKAKKGEFRSNIHRGGEGRAIILPPAYVEAAVKAARIIGLEVAGVDMLEGREGPRLMEINSSPGFEGLEGATGQDIAGTIVEHALVYAGTRGNALQARAGRAS, encoded by the coding sequence ATGCCCCCCCGAAAAGCCCAGCCGAAGAAGGCGCCGGTCCCCCCTGGCGCACAGGCACCCGAGCGCGGTGACGCACCGCGACCGCGCAGGCCCCGCGCGAAGAAGACGGTGGCCATCCTGTCCCGCAAGCGCTCGCTCTACTCGACGCGCCGGCTGGTGGAGGCCATCAAGGCCCGGGGCCACCGGCCGCTCGTCTTCGACACGCTGCGCTGCTGCCTGCTGCTGGCGCAAGGCCGTCCCCGCATGACCTACCGCGGCGCGGAGGTGAAGGGCGTGGACGTGGTGATCCCCCGCATTGGCGCCTCCATCACCGCGTATGGCCTGGCGGTGGTGAACCACTTCGAGATGATGGACGTGCCGGTGCTCAACCCGCCCACCGCCATCGCGCGCAGCCGCGACAAGCTCCGCGCGCTCCAGTTCCTCGCCCGCGCGGGCCTGGACATGCCCCGCACGGTGATGGCGCACGACCGAGGCAACGTGCGCAAGCTGGTGCAGGAGGTGGGCGGCCTGCCCGTCATCATCAAGCTGATCAAGGGCACCCAGGGCGTGGGCGTGATGATCGCCCACACGCTGCCGGAGGTGCAGACCATCCTCGACACCTTCTGGGACCTGGGACAGGAGATCGTCCTCCAGGAGTTCGTCGCGGAGAGCGAGGGCCGCGACGTGCGCGCGCTGGTCGTGGGCGACACGGTGGTGGGCGCCATGCGCCGCAAGGCGAAGAAGGGCGAGTTCCGCTCCAACATCCACCGCGGCGGCGAGGGCCGCGCCATCATCCTGCCCCCCGCCTACGTGGAGGCCGCGGTGAAGGCGGCGCGCATCATCGGGCTGGAGGTCGCGGGCGTGGACATGCTGGAGGGCCGTGAGGGTCCGCGCCTGATGGAGATCAACTCCAGCCCCGGCTTCGAGGGCCTGGAGGGCGCCACCGGCCAGGACATCGCGGGCACCATCGTCGAACACGCGTTGGTGTACGCGGGGACCCGGGGCAACGCGTTGCAGGCGCGGGCAGGCCGCGCATCCTGA
- a CDS encoding TadE/TadG family type IV pilus assembly protein — translation MSARSPREAGESGQALVEAALSLPLVVFLILGALQLFLMMQARVMTHYAAFRATRAGSVAHGDCERMTHAAILALIPTFHSFMGQGTGSLNGPLGHGAGGDGPRLLANAFAARMNNRYAGSGAPGPGLDGIHNRSIVWILRDLAGGGVDSPEDSDFDRPGHLRRLEVQLVFWYPLRIPFANWVMSRMFLAHFGLRPYTDANPLLVAERNANWNAGEVSPSHVLDGELAAELADRVNSRQYVFPIITTFTMRMMTPVKARFFATMNCPR, via the coding sequence ATGAGCGCACGTTCCCCCCGTGAAGCAGGAGAGTCCGGCCAGGCCCTGGTGGAAGCGGCGCTGTCGCTGCCCCTGGTCGTGTTCCTCATCCTGGGCGCGTTGCAGCTCTTCCTGATGATGCAGGCGCGGGTGATGACGCACTACGCGGCCTTCCGGGCGACACGCGCGGGCAGTGTGGCGCACGGGGACTGCGAGCGGATGACCCACGCGGCCATCCTGGCGTTGATCCCGACATTCCACTCGTTCATGGGGCAGGGGACGGGGTCGCTGAACGGTCCGCTGGGCCATGGCGCGGGTGGGGATGGGCCGCGGCTGCTGGCGAACGCCTTCGCGGCGCGGATGAACAACCGCTACGCGGGCTCGGGTGCGCCGGGGCCCGGCCTGGACGGCATCCACAACCGCAGCATCGTGTGGATTCTCCGGGACCTGGCGGGCGGCGGGGTGGACAGCCCGGAGGACAGCGACTTCGACCGTCCGGGGCACCTGCGGCGGTTGGAGGTGCAGCTGGTGTTCTGGTACCCGCTGCGCATCCCGTTCGCCAACTGGGTGATGTCGCGCATGTTCCTGGCGCACTTCGGCCTGCGTCCGTACACGGACGCGAACCCGCTGCTCGTCGCCGAGCGCAACGCCAACTGGAACGCGGGCGAGGTGTCGCCGTCGCACGTGCTGGACGGCGAGCTGGCGGCGGAGCTGGCGGACCGCGTGAACTCCCGGCAGTACGTCTTCCCCATCATCACGACGTTCACCATGCGGATGATGACGCCCGTGAAGGCGCGTTTCTTCGCCACCATGAACTGTCCCCGGTGA
- a CDS encoding carboxypeptidase regulatory-like domain-containing protein produces the protein MKHYIRAAGGAVLGLWVMACGDGGFTPDPGVRTEDAEAVDLENLRILVSGEAHVFPEATATGIPLGGMALTAEEPLRVAVNDSAATFGTGQVSDDGTFRITDVPVRDVHQGLGVGLAHEGFVRSTTIVYDTAFTGTRPRTDIIDARVWALPVAFVDQLGAAVGAQRLLSHTGDPAATLATAGFVLGRVVDANGQPVSGVRVALDRSDLTDRVYYLSQDLASVNTTGTAAQGLFLFVHSGFGVSSFQLSVEGMDAYVPRNVDAGPGMGVVLTVYPGRYAP, from the coding sequence ATGAAACACTACATTCGGGCGGCGGGTGGTGCCGTGCTGGGCCTGTGGGTGATGGCCTGTGGCGACGGCGGCTTCACACCGGACCCCGGCGTGCGGACCGAGGACGCCGAGGCGGTGGATCTGGAGAACCTTCGCATCCTCGTGAGCGGTGAGGCTCACGTGTTCCCGGAGGCCACGGCCACGGGCATCCCGCTCGGCGGGATGGCGCTCACCGCGGAGGAGCCCCTGCGCGTGGCCGTCAACGACTCGGCCGCCACGTTCGGCACCGGGCAGGTGTCCGACGACGGCACCTTCCGCATCACCGACGTGCCCGTGCGCGACGTGCACCAGGGGCTCGGGGTGGGACTCGCGCATGAGGGCTTCGTGCGCAGCACCACGATTGTCTACGACACGGCCTTCACCGGCACCCGCCCGCGCACGGACATCATCGACGCGCGCGTCTGGGCCCTGCCCGTGGCCTTTGTCGACCAGTTGGGCGCCGCCGTGGGTGCGCAGCGCCTCCTGAGCCACACCGGGGACCCCGCCGCCACACTGGCCACCGCGGGCTTCGTGCTCGGGCGCGTGGTGGACGCGAACGGCCAGCCCGTGAGCGGGGTGCGCGTGGCGCTCGACCGGAGCGACCTGACGGACCGCGTCTACTACCTGTCCCAGGACCTCGCGTCCGTGAACACGACAGGCACCGCGGCCCAGGGGCTGTTCCTCTTCGTGCACTCCGGCTTCGGCGTGTCGTCCTTCCAGCTGTCCGTGGAGGGAATGGACGCCTACGTCCCGCGCAACGTCGACGCGGGCCCGGGCATGGGCGTCGTGCTCACCGTGTATCCAGGCCGATACGCGCCCTGA
- a CDS encoding TolB family protein — protein sequence MLGALGCQGRCGGAGSAPAAPGALTEAERRALPGAIVFLSERAGQKDVWRVTPDGQEARITSAPEDEYPGPPSPEGRSLLVVASGEANGRVFQQLRVQPLDGGPAVALHPPRTRARNASWGPDGKWLVAESDAQGFSDVVRVQPTADAVDTRLTHVKEGCFEPAVSPDGREVACVCSGEGDPEVYVYRADGTGEPRRITTFYLEDRTPQWSPDGKWLLFVSNRERRERVYLVRPDGSDLRVLSGEGFAGDEREPAFSPDGQRVAYVARHPDGKSRIWVADVAGGTPVALTDGAHRDDMPAWSPDGKALVFVSEREGDTDLYLMRPDGTGQTRLTTAKGADWLPRWFVPR from the coding sequence GTGTTGGGCGCGCTGGGGTGCCAGGGCCGCTGCGGCGGTGCTGGCTCGGCCCCGGCCGCGCCCGGTGCCCTGACGGAAGCGGAGCGGCGGGCCCTGCCGGGCGCCATCGTCTTCCTCTCGGAACGGGCGGGACAGAAGGACGTCTGGCGGGTGACGCCGGACGGGCAGGAGGCGCGGATCACCTCCGCGCCGGAGGACGAATACCCGGGCCCCCCTTCTCCCGAGGGACGGTCGCTGCTGGTGGTGGCGTCGGGGGAGGCGAACGGGCGCGTCTTCCAGCAGCTGCGCGTGCAGCCGCTGGATGGAGGCCCCGCGGTGGCGCTGCATCCGCCCCGGACGCGCGCGCGCAACGCGAGCTGGGGTCCGGATGGGAAGTGGCTGGTGGCCGAGTCGGACGCGCAGGGCTTCAGCGACGTGGTGCGCGTGCAGCCCACGGCGGACGCGGTGGACACGCGGCTGACGCACGTGAAGGAGGGCTGCTTCGAGCCCGCCGTGTCCCCGGACGGCCGCGAGGTGGCGTGCGTGTGCAGCGGCGAGGGAGACCCGGAGGTCTACGTCTACCGCGCGGACGGCACGGGCGAGCCGCGCCGCATCACCACCTTCTACCTGGAGGACCGGACGCCGCAGTGGAGTCCGGACGGCAAGTGGCTCCTGTTCGTGAGCAACCGCGAGCGCAGGGAGCGCGTGTACCTGGTGCGCCCGGATGGCTCCGACCTGCGCGTCCTGTCCGGCGAAGGCTTCGCGGGCGACGAGCGTGAGCCGGCCTTCAGTCCGGACGGCCAGCGCGTGGCGTACGTGGCGCGGCACCCGGATGGGAAGAGCCGCATCTGGGTGGCGGACGTCGCGGGGGGCACGCCGGTGGCGCTGACGGACGGCGCGCACCGCGACGACATGCCGGCGTGGAGCCCGGACGGCAAGGCGCTGGTGTTCGTCTCCGAGCGCGAGGGCGACACGGACCTGTACCTGATGCGCCCGGATGGCACGGGCCAGACGCGGCTCACCACGGCGAAGGGCGCGGACTGGCTGCCGCGCTGGTTCGTCCCGCGGTGA